CAAAGCAAGGACCTCTGTTAGAGCAGTAAATGCTAACTTAAAATATTGACTATAAAACATAGActcaaatgtgttttaatgtcagTGCTTCTCCTGGTGAAGGTCCCCTGGGTTACTGTAGACTTGGCAACAGGCTACAGCTCATCTCCTGTACAGCTCTTCTAGTGTACGTGTGCCCTGCTGCAGCGTCGTTTTGCTTCCTTATGTCTATATCTGAATCTACATATGCCTCTAAAATAGGTCATGTTATATCTGCTATATCTGTTATCACATAGCATCTACAAATATGTATGTGTTGGAAACCAAATCATTTcagccaataataataataactataataaaagAGAGTTTGGTTCACTGAGCATCTGAGTATGTACAGCATCCTTTCTTACATGATCAGAATGGCACAAATGAGTTGGTGACTAGTTGCCCTACAGATTTATATTAGTTCATTGTTTTCTCATTGCCATGAACTTTATTGTGGACTGTGCTTTACCATTAAATATGgagaatacatacatataacataagaatacatacatataacatACAACAACACTAACAAGATGTACTAATAGTAAGGAGATACTTCTTTGTTCTTTCCTTAAGCATTTGATATATAGCATGTGGCTTTACAAGCCTGAAGTTGTTTATCTAAAAGGGTGAAAAGATTGTAATCAGCCAAACCTTGTGAAGTGCTCAAATTAATTTTTTCCTGGTCCCAagattttgaataaaaatgaagtcCAGTCTCTGGTAATGGGTGTCACATGCTACCTCAAGAATGGCCATACCTCCAatgttaacacatttttaaggGTTACTTGGATCCTCTATTGTGTCTcaagatcaataaaaaaaaaaatttaaaggaGAAGAAAATGTCTTGTGAATTATATCAGATTCCCCAGGAAATTTCAGACACAGGGTGTAATAGGATATGTAAAGGATGTGGTATGGTTGGTATAAGATAATGGTGTGATTCACACCATTCCACTATATATTGAAATAGTCTAACTTTCCTCATAAttgtaatgacatttaaagACTGACCAGAACAActtttgtgaacatttttttccccactcaaAGCCCAACTTTATTTTAACATGCAGTATGTTATACAAATAAGAACAGATAAACAACATTAACCAAGAAATGAGCATGCTCAAACTATATTTGTTTCAAACAGCCATGATATTTCGTGTGTTTGCACAGAACAAGCACTCCTGATTGATCTTTTATGATAAACCGATCTACTGTAAACATCTTTCCGTAACCAGATTATGGTCAAATCTTAAAAAAGGCTACATAGATAATAAAATCGATTGTTGACAATGATTGATTTTCAATGGAATTTGCAtactattttatttaaatattaagccTTTCAAACAGTAAGGCAGTTCATTTGGCCTCGCTGGCAACAACATTAAGATGTAACCAATCAGGAAATTCCTGCTGCTTAGCAAGATGTATAAAAATGGTCTGAAACTttgctttcatttctgtttgtaATTCCTCAGGGACTCTGTTCATCTTCAAGCCATACTTCAGCTTCACATGGAACACAAGATGTACAGTAAAGATCAGATAAGgtaaaatgtaaactttctTTGGCTCTTGTTTTCACAAATCATTAATGAGTGAATGTAACAAATCATGGGGGAATATCACAAATGATTAATGAGTAGAATGTGAATAGAATGTGTTCTGAGCATTTTAGTGCATAAATGGATAGAATGACGATACAGTATGACATTTACGATAACtcaggatttaaaaaaatagttaTGACATGTACTATAGGTTGTGGGTTTTACTCTCAGCTGTAGATATTTTCTGGGAGTCAGTTACAGGATGAAAAGTAGGTTTCTTTACTAAATCCTTATGAGTGTTTCACTGGGGTCTTCCTAAAAGGGCAAATAACTGGAGGTGTCTATGTGGCAAAGGGCAGTGaaacttgttttgtttataagaGTACTTAAGTACACACCATAACCCTACACTCGGTTAGTGAAGTTTGTCCCGGAATGCCAGATGTGGATATCACCTTGATTATTTGTACCACATTCTGCCATAGATCAGTGTATCACATTTCACTTCCCCAGTCTCTGAAAAAGGATAGAGATAAAGATATTACTTTTGCCTCCTCCCAGTCATGAAGATTATCAGAAAACAGCTGATTGGCTGTTATCCcagacacagcacagacccAAAATTGCCATTATCTGTGGTTCCGGACTGGGTTTGCTGGCTGATGTCCTCCAGTGCCAAGATTCCTTCAAGTATTCTGAAATACCTGGTTTTCCTCACAGCACAGGTATGTCTGGGAGCTCAGATGAAGTAGGATGTTGAAGCAAGAGAATAGGTGGCCTCCTTTCTAGAAAGACGATTTAGTGGCATATGCAAAGTATTCATTTCTAGTTAGCAAAATAGCTACTAGAATGATTTATATGTTACCAGAGATtcagtgtaaatgtttaaaatgcatcaTGCATGTCTCCTTGAAATTATCGGTCACGGTAAACACCATATTAGTAAAAGTATGGATTACTTAAGTAATTAAGTAATTTGTAATATtagtctcgtgtgtgtgtgtgtgtgtgtgtgtgtgtgtgtgcctatgtgctcatgtgcatgtgcatgcatgtgaataGTGCAGGGTCATGCTGGGAGGCTGGTGTTTGGTGAGCTCAAGGGAAAGACCTGCGTTTGTATGCAGGGCCGTTTCCACATATATGAGGGTCACTCACTCTCTAAGGCGAGTTCTTTCAGACCCACTAAAAATTTCTTGATTGCCTTCATTCCCTCACGTAACTAAATAAGTGAGTCCGCCTTCATGGCACACTGCCTTATAGGCAGTGTCTTTTATTAGTAATTCCTCCCTTGTAGTAGCAATCCATTGCTTATCCCATCACAAACCATCATGAAGGCAGTTCTGTACTGTGTCCGTCCTCATGCCCCCTGCTTGAGCCAGCCATAACCTAGTCACAAGTAATAACTAGAGGGATATGCACTTTTCATTAAATAGTACCATGCATGCTTTCCTGCTCTTAGTCACGCTGAGTTGCATCACATGCTGGGTGCCGGTGCTCATTTTTCTGTTCAATGGTAGTATTCTCCACTTCAGACCAGGAGGTACAGCTGTCCATTCATTCTCTGGGGAATACAGTAGAATGCATGCTTCTTGGAGTTAGCACAGAGTTTAAAACCTTGATATTCCTGGCATTTCGGTGCCCCAGAGAAACAAGAGCCGAAGTCGTATTCTGTATCTCTGTCACAGGTCACTTTTCCAGTAAGGGTGTTCAAGCTTTTGGGAGTGGAGACCCTGATTGTCACAAATGCAGCAGGATATTTAGCAGACAGCTACCACTGTGGTGACATCATGATCATCAGGGATCACATTAACATCCCTGGACTTGCTGGTTTGAACCCACTGAATGGCCCTAATGACGAAAAGTAAGTTAGCCAATgcaaaagttgtttttttgtttacctgACCATAAGACAAGTTTATAATATCACAACCCAGTGATATAAGTTAAAATGGATAGGAGTGGCTAACAAATCTTATAGTTAGTATGGTTCCAGTCttacaagtttcaagtttcaagtttgttttttttgtcacatacatagtcatacacagtataactcgcagtgaaatggttgagagtgctctgttcaaactgaggaaaaagaaagcaggggtgcatagagaaatatatattctatatatgtacaaaaatatattaacactgtatgtacaatatatgcatattatgtttaacacaatgtacaatgtatataattatgtatatatgtatgtacacaatgtacagaatgtacagttccatcttgtaaatgacatatttacagtttttatgttacaacAGTAACCGATTCTGATTTGTTTTCAAATCTATTGCAAGCATTAGTGGTTTGCGTTACAATAGACCTTTATAGCCATAAATATTcaataaatagacaaacatttttagagTACGCATTTATGCATCTGGGACACTCAGCATCctcttgtatttatttgtttactttccAGATTTGGGCCTCGCTTTCCCTCCATGTCTGGCGCTTATGATAAAGATCTGAGAAACCTGGCCTTTGACATCTGTAAAAACATGGGCATGTCACAGTTTGTTCAGGAGGGCGTGTACTGCATGGTTGGAGGACCCAACTTTGAGAGCATAGCTGAGGCCCGCCTTCTGCACAGACTAGGAGCAGATGCTGTGGGTAAGCATCCATTATTAGTGACAAGAATGGAAATGATTATAGCAAGCAATTATATAGGCCAGGGTGTACTCCAAAGAGACGTCAAGCATTACTCAGGaaggtaaatgtgtgttttggctgcTGTAccagagctggctctttggtctggcaACCAGAACACAGGTTTACCTCCTGAATAGTTTGAAGCTGGATGTGGTTGCTGTCTTCGGCCTTCACTACATCCAGGGTAAGAATCAAATCTGTCTGAATGGTATTCCAGTGGTGCAGTTAAATGTTAAACCTATAGTTGACCTAAAATGGGGGATTAGTGTTTTTTCCTCCCAATGCTTTATAAAGTACTTGAGTAGTCAGTAGTGAAGTCAGTAATGAAGCTTCCATTTCCACCCCTCAGGAATGAGCACAGCACCAGAGGTGGTGGTTGCCAAGCACTGCGACATGCGTGTGTTTGGCCTCTCTCTTATCACCAATAAAATAGCACGGAGCTACGGGGACTCCAGCGCCGTCAACCACCAGTCCGTGCTGGAGATGAGTGAGAAGAGGGCAGCCGTGCTGCAGGAGCTCGTCACCGAGCTTGTGAACCACATGGATGTGAACAACAACACTGCCATGTAATTAACATGGTTTCCATGCCCCCGTCGAATCTGCAGCCTATTCAGCCACTGACATTAGCAGAAGCCCCACGTTTGCTGTCGTTATGGCATGAAATCTTTCTTGCTCAtacataatgtatttttattttatattattattaaatagcATTCTttgaaaattatataataaaaaaaggattttttaaCTAGCTCTAGTGAGGGCTTTATTTGTATGGTGAGTTTAAGGATAATCAACTTCACTGACTTCAAGACTTCAGGGTTTTAAATGTGATCAAATAAAGATGTGGAGGAGTGTTCAAAGTTGCGTATTGTTCGTCATATACTTTATACACTTGAATTCAATGCACATTCCATAAAGAACAACAATCATACTTTTATATGAGTTCTATACTTGTGTTAATCAAAGCTTTTTGGTTTGATTATACTAATTAATATACTGCTACTCATACTGGGTCGATACAGTATcctatttaatataataatttctgTTCGTGTTTGCCAGTCAAGAGACTATAACAAAAAGGCATCTACTATCTCCTATGTAACTAACGGGAAAAAAACGGTTTATTAATAAACCTTTCACGTAAATTTAATGATACAATACAATCATGTTCGCCTGGGATCGTActtttttattaacaattaactTCCATTATTATCCATTATTCATGTTAATCCGCCTGTATGATTCAGTCAATGAATAGAATGGCCTGTAGATGGCGGTACATTTCCATTGTTGGGCTTTGAGTACGTGTGGTTGCTATGACAATTGGAACTTCTGAGACGCTTCATTCTATTTCGAACGTCGAATACATTATTCGCGCCAATGAGGCGTTTGTGTCTTCGCACAATAATGCTGTGTGGTTTCCACAAGGAGCAGTGAACTCTTGAGAAACGAGTTAGGAACGGTAGTAATAATTATCAAATCTAAACGAATTGCAAGCGGCTGTTATTTTTggcaaaacaatgaacaaactACCAAAGCACTCACATATTCTGGAAGAGTATTTTACAAATGTGGTaagtttcattctctctcatctgttctttggatctttttctttcttttagatatttaaatgttttggggtgttttttttaacttacaGAAATCATGAAACCTCATGCGCTCATTGATACACCTTCTGTGTCAGCGCCGTTGTTCGGTTATGACAAACGAAAGCGTTTGCTCAAAACTGCATAAAAACATAGGAACGACTTCTAGGATGTATTATCACCAGCTGAAGTTAGATTTCACTCTAACCAAAAGGTGGCTCCTAACGGCggtgtgtggtgatgtaatacatcaaacatctaaaatatttttccccACCAGAACAGATTATTGCAAGCCGATAAACCTTGCTAAAATAGTCATACAAGTCATCGTAGTTATAGCAGTGGCACAGTAATAAACTCCTTCCATAATTACAAGCTTTCATCTTCAAATCCCCtcctgaaacacagagaaaaagaaggtTTTAATCATTCAACCTTTGACCCGCTGATTAAAAATACAACAGGCTGAGATGAAAACGTAAATTGACATGCATGAGTCCTATTTAAGGTTCAGGAAACCCCATCATTCagtgtaaaacatttatattatagttCTTTGCAGAtcttttaaaaacaggtttAACTAATACCAAGAGGCATGCCCATATAGGGTCATCTTGAAGGAGggcaaaattaaattaactCTTCTGTTTGAGGCAGAGGGGATGCTGCCTGTTTCTAATAAATCAGTAAAGTGGATATCCACATGTTGAGAAGCTGCAGGGTGGGGGCAGTTAATGTCTTGTAAGGCATTCtgattattatattatcattgtgtattatattgtattatatgatataagcattgttattattaatatcaacGATTATTTTCAAGGATTACAGCAAGTGGGAGCGAAGCAATAGAACAAAAGTCTTAAAATCAACTCAGCCACAACCAGTCCTCTGGGCTTCTGCTCTTCCTGATCGCCAAGCAACCAAATCATTCCACAGACCAATCTCAGAGCGGCACAGTGAAACTCCAACTCCCACTAACCTCCAGCTTCATCTAAAACAAGCCCAGTCTGGAAGATCTGGTGAGTCCAGATCtatcagcaaaaacactgaacaaaaggCTACTGCTTTCTaaactgtgtctctgtgtgactGGCAGGATCATCACTGCTCTTCTGCTCTATGTACAGGGAGAGCCCAAGAAAACAGCATTCAGGAGTCACCTACAGTTTCGTCTAGATTCTCCAGAAGGATAAAAATCAAGACATGGCAGGGCAAGTCAGCCTGTATGAATGATAAGGTGAAAATACTGAAGGTGGGTGAAACTGCAAGAAATGGACAAAATCATTTCTGGCTTTCCTGTTGTCATTGTCTCTGGCAAGCTTTTACAGTGCAAGTTGTCATTCAGCTGCTTGTTAAGGGGCAGAGCAGGGCTGTCGAGGAGTTGGAAAAGCACTGCAAACTGCTTCAGGAAATGAACCAGCAGCTGGCCAGGGACATTGaagacacagacaggcacagtgTGTCCAGTGCAAGGGAGCTCCTCAACCAACACGCAAAACTAGGGGTGAGCCATCAACTGAATATGCTGTGAACAGAGGATGGCTTTTAATATAACTGAACTGGAAACCTGGCAAACCATTTAACTGAAGGTTCATTGGTAGTGCATGGCTATAAATGGGATTTAAAGGAATCTCAGAGTCAATGTTTAACCAATTAAATGTGATCTGATTCAAGCGTTCAGTACCCGCCTACAACAGATGGAGCACCAGGCAGATCAGACAGGCCAAAGATGACCTGAGGGATGTCGTTCAGGAGGCAAAGGATCAACTCTCTGGTTAGCTATTTCATATTTACCAACAAAATCATTAgaggaaatatttaaatgcaaacaaCTACATGAGATTTGGATTTAATAATATGCTTATAAAGTCTAAGCATGAATAGGGATTCCTAGGTTTGTGCTTTCTTCTGGTTCCAAACACAAATGAGTAATGTTAATCACTTCTGCATTCCTGAGTTCATATGGATCAGATTTTGAGTGTACATCCTACAGGACTGGCTCACAATtcaaagaaatgaaatgaagcaTAAATAACAGTCATAAATAAATGGCATTAAAGGTCTTTTCAACACTTCAGGTCTGCAGGTGAAACTGCAGGCAGTGATGGCAGAAGTGCAGAATGCACAGGTAGAGTTTCAAACCCTAAAGACATACAAAGACCAGGGGTATCCGCTCAAAGCCCTACAGATCGCTGACCTGAAGAGGGAGCTTTATAAACTGCAGATGGCTCAAGAGGTATAGCATCAGACCTCACATTATTACAGAGACCTCCGTCCTCTACACAACCTTTTAAAGAGGCGGGTAATGTTAGAAGATCGATTGGATGACTATACAGTAAAAGCCTCCATTTATTAACAGCTGGCATGACTATAACACAAGTTTCATTTGCTGTAGAATGTTTAGAATAAATTATTAAGGTTTAGAAACAGCATACAGAGGTCTTGGAtgaaatggatttatttttttacttttttttttttttttggtagacatTTAAAAAGCCCTCTGGAAAATTTCTGTCCCTGATAGTAtatttccctctctcattctgttaGGAAGAACATGATGATTTGAGTGCACTGTGTCAGACAGAGATGGCCAATCTGGAGAAGCAGTTGCACCAAAAACAAGAGGAAGTGCTCTCTAGCATTGCCAAAGTATTGGATAGTGACCTCAAACACTTTGTACATCTGAGCTAAGGCTGATCAATTACTCTGTAGGCTATTAATCTCTGgtgatttattttacagaagACTATGTCTTATGCACCGCCACTGGTAAAACATATGGCTTTGCAGAACCACACCATGAAGGAAGAAATCAAACTGCAGAAACAGGTTGCCTGTTCATTCACACTAGAAGCCCAAACTTgtcagatatatatatttttctttgtttgtttttcaggaaaATCGTATAATACATGAATGACTCACaatatgtgttatatgtgaaTTTGTTGTTCCTAGGAAATAATGAAATTGGAGAATGAGAACAGTGCCCTCCTGAGGAATATTCGGGCCCTGCGTCTGTTGAGGGCCAGCAGCATCCGAGAGGCTTTCCAGAACTTTTTCCCAAAGTCAGACCGGTACAAGTCATGGGACAACTTGCCTTTTATTTGGTCTACTGCTAAAACCCAATTTCTcatccatgaaaaaaaaattgttctaTAAAATCAGTACAGTTCAGTTTAGATTGCAACATGATGGGTTTATTTAGTGTAAATACACATTACTAGATTATTCACATTCGCAGGTAGAAGTGAGTTTAGTCATTgatactgtatttatattatttttaaagtgacGTGAGCCTGCATGTATGAACTGATATATGCTGAAACACTCATCATAACAAAGTCCCTTAAGCTGTTTGCAAACACTGACAACCCACTCCAAATGACAAATTATACTCATTAACTACAGAATTCAAAATATATGTGCTTTACGGGAAACTACcagtgaagattttttttttttttttatgtaattgcACTAAGTATCATAAAAATGGACATGCGAATTGATTATGATAGTAGCATATTTGATTAGCAGGGCACATTCAATAGCTGTCTGTGCTTGATTGTCCCAGCATTACAAATGAGGCAGACAGGAGGGCCTTAGGAAGTGAATCCACCTACTCCTCTTTCCAAAGAAGAAAAggggaggaaaaagaaatggGCTATCGTAAGGCGTGTGATATTACAGTTTTGGAAAAAGCTCCGTCTTAAAGATGAATGAAGATCAGCATCACGCTGTACATTCATGGAATCCCAGTTGACCATTAAAGGTTAATAAGGGTTTCACGTTTCCCAATGGCTTGTTCCAAAACAGCGTGACATTTCCCTCTCCATGACAATCAGTCATATCTGCAGAGAACCAGCACCACTTTAGTGTTGGACACTGCACTTGTCAAAGGCTGATTACATAATCCTTTGTGAACACGTGTCCTATTAGATGACCGAGATGCTTTTATGTAGGCCCTTGGATttatgggtttgtttgtttttttaaccttttttccatttaaaaaaagtgcTTATTTGTCTAATGTCAAGACATACAGAGTTTTCACAAACAACACAGTATGATTGAGATTTCCATTTGGAGGTTAATAACAACCAGATTTGGGATGTCCTGGCTCACTCGTGACAAAGGCTGGAGTTGAGTGTGTGCAGATGGCCTGAGCCCCAGCAGAGTCTGTCCCCCTGAGCCCCAGCAGAGTCTGTCCCCCTGCTTCCTGTGTTAAACAGAATCATCCCTGGCTATAATGGCCACGTTTAAGGGCAGATGTTCTATAAAGAGTCTCTGTTTGTATCCTGATTTACAGACTTCATAACCACAGCTGCTGGGGCaacttgcacacagacacaacacgtATGCATACTTGTGCACACCCCCAGGGCCTATGTGATGAGATACTTTGCTTATTTAATTCTGAATAGTTTGTTCTCCTTGGCATGATAGGATGCAGCCTCTGTTATTCGCAGGGGAGCTGTCACACGGTTTATTCTGTCAAAGTGAATTACTCATTGTGCATTTCCACATTGATTTATAGTCAGGGTGCGACAGTCTATGTATGGGAAAATGTTTCTTACATTATGTAAACCATTCTTTGGTGGTTGGTTATTCATGAAAGTTCACTGTGCAAACGAGAGTTGAGATATATGAGACTATATGATCTATGTGATGAGGTGACATTCAGTAACTGCATTTGACATGACTTTAATATTGCATGCTTGAATAATGCATGCTTGCAAGACCTCATGAGtttaaaatcatatatatatatatatgtgtgtgtgtgtgtgtgtgtgtgtgtgtgtgtgtgtgtgtgtgtgtgtgtgtgtgtgtgtgtgttatggtgtttCTTCTTATGATGCTATAAAAGACAGGGGAGTAACAGCTTGTCTGATTTTCTTTGCAGGTGTGCTCCAGATACAGATGTCCACCTCAGGATAAAAAGAGATGTCTGCCTGCCTATATAATTGTACAGCAAATGGGCACCCTGACTTAACCTCACACAGATTTAGTAGTACAGTTCAGTTTCAGCAttactgcactcacacacttgtAGTGAAggttattttcattaaatttgCCTTAGTAATATCTGAGTAATAACTAATTATGTCTGGAGTTGACTTTCTCATAAGCTTTCCCAAAGCTgtcagaaaatgtaataaatttacattttatgaaatGCTGTATGTAATTTCATAGTATTACAGTTAGACAATAGGGGTTTTAAACTTCAggacattaaacattaaaaacattttaaaatgtttttaattaccTTGACTGTTAAATGAATGTAGTGAACAGATCCAATCTATAGCACATAAAAAACTATTATTTTTTAGAGTCACTTTATGGATAGTTCttattcaaatatatatgtttaattgCAAACTCTCcaaatgtttaactttattCTAGGATGCCTGAACATTTATTTCACTTGTTAACACAGAAATTCTAACCCCCTCAAAATCTTTGCAAACCCTGTAACTACAGTTTTTGGACAGTGCTGTAACTGAATTAAGTGTGGGAACAGGACTTGCTCTGTAAACAGTTAGGGCCTTCATCACCCCACTGCACGGGCGAGTGCTCTGATTACTTCTGATGTTGCAGTTGGAAAAGATTCATGAGAGTCTTAGCAAGTACAGATTCCTGCAAAAGACCTTGGGTCCTATTTGTGCTTTATGCACTGTTAAAAGATCAATTGTGTGgagctttctgtttgttttttgaagaaaCATAAAAGTAACTTTTTCTTGATGGTTCAGCAATTGACACTTGGGGTTGCATTTGGCAAAACTTCACAGCAGCAAAGTTATCAAAGCAAGATTGTGGTTCGATGCAATTTCTGCATCAAAGACGCTGACTAATAAATAAAGACTGACAGAGTTTTATGTTGAACGTTAGCGTTAAACAGGAAGTGACTGAAGCTCGACGTCATTTTGTTGGAATGAGACTTGACTGAAGTATTCTGTGTGATCGGAAAACTTCCAGATCACACAGAATATATGACCCGGCGCAATGTAAAAAAGGAGGCGAGTGAGCGCATCGGCTCTGAGGAACCACGAGGCTGGTAACCCGATGATTTGAAAGCATATGTAGCAGTCTGTGAACAGGGTGAGTAAAGAGTAATAAAAACGCAATGGACAATCCAGTAATGTGCTGTGCGCAAAAACACTCACTTATGGTATACCGACAGGATACGTGCGATTACTGCTTCAAAACCTACACAAGACTGTTAAAATTCAGACATGCTTAATGAAAAAAGCTAAAACAGGTATATTTACAGCCTTCATCAAGCCTTAAAATTGAAAGCTTGCACTCACCAGTGTTTGGTGTCtcagcgtgagtgtgtgcgtgcgtgttctgCGAGGCTTCGTGTACGCAGGGGTGAGAGAGACGAGGGTGACGGACAGAATGAGGAGGGAATGGGGGGGAGAACAACCTCTGATTCCACTCTTGAATTTTTAAAGGCGTTGTGGAACTTTGCTAGCTGTTGCTATGACTCCTGGGGTATAGTATTACATCGTAGCCTATTACAAGCAAAACTGATTGATGCACACTCTGCTCGCTTGTACCGATGGAGGAGTGCATGAGAACGCATACTTCGCGACCCGCAGAAATACATGAACTTGATCGTCCTTCGTAACTTCACTGACTTTATTTAGGCTACTTGGCAATAATACATTCATGTATGATCTTACCTGTGAGTAAATTTTAGAAACaatttattttctctgtctttgatTTGCAGTTTTACTGGACGTATACAATATATATAGGCCTATATAAAGATTGCAGATTGGCATTCATTTTTCCAGTT
The Electrophorus electricus isolate fEleEle1 chromosome 20, fEleEle1.pri, whole genome shotgun sequence genome window above contains:
- the pnp4a gene encoding purine nucleoside phosphorylase 4a, coding for MKIIRKQLIGCYPRHSTDPKLPLSVVPDWVCWLMSSSAKIPSSILKYLVFLTAQVTFPVRVFKLLGVETLIVTNAAGYLADSYHCGDIMIIRDHINIPGLAGLNPLNGPNDEKFGPRFPSMSGAYDKDLRNLAFDICKNMGMSQFVQEGVYCMVGGPNFESIAEARLLHRLGADAVGMSTAPEVVVAKHCDMRVFGLSLITNKIARSYGDSSAVNHQSVLEMSEKRAAVLQELVTELVNHMDVNNNTAM
- the c20h20orf96 gene encoding uncharacterized protein C20orf96 homolog, with amino-acid sequence MNKLPKHSHILEEYFTNVDYSKWERSNRTKVLKSTQPQPVLWASALPDRQATKSFHRPISERHSETPTPTNLQLHLKQAQSGRSGRAQENSIQESPTVSSRFSRRIKIKTWQGKSACMNDKVKILKLLVKGQSRAVEELEKHCKLLQEMNQQLARDIEDTDRHSVSSARELLNQHAKLGRSVPAYNRWSTRQIRQAKDDLRDVVQEAKDQLSGLQVKLQAVMAEVQNAQVEFQTLKTYKDQGYPLKALQIADLKRELYKLQMAQEEEHDDLSALCQTEMANLEKQLHQKQEEVLSSIAKKTMSYAPPLVKHMALQNHTMKEEIKLQKQEIMKLENENSALLRNIRALRLLRASSIREAFQNFFPKSDRCAPDTDVHLRIKRDVCLPI